The following proteins are encoded in a genomic region of [Eubacterium] hominis:
- the dnaK gene encoding molecular chaperone DnaK codes for MSKIIGIDLGTTNSCVAVMDGGDCKVITNPEGNRTTPSVVAYKNGERIVGDAAKRQVVTNKNTVSSIKRLMGTNEKVELEGKQYTPQEVSAMILQYLKGYAEDYLGEKVEKAVITVPAYFNDAQRQATKDAGKIAGLEVERIINEPTAAALAYGIDKTDSEQKVLVYDLGGGTFDVSILELADGTFEVLSTNGDTHLGGDDFDNVVVDWMVDTFKKENGVDLRKDTMAMQRLKEAGEKAKKDLSGMVQTQISLPFISAGADGPLHFEATLTRAKFDEMTKHLVERTMEPVRNALRDAGLTKNDIHQVLLVGGSTRIPAVQEAVKNALGKEPNRSVNPDEVVAMGAAIQGGVIAGDVKDVLLLDVTPLSLGIETMGGVMTVLIPRNTTIPTSKSQIFSTAADNQPAVDIRVLQGERPMANDNKELGMFKLDGIAPARRGVPQIEVTFDIDVNGIVHVSAKDKGTGKEQSITIQNTSGLSDEEIDRMVREAEEHKAEDEKRKEEIDLRNRAEGFIAQIDSMLADNGDKIDANQKEETQKLRDDLQKSLDENDMEAVKTKLEALEKAAQAASAQMYQQQQNTGNPGGDAGNNNDDNVVDAEFEEKK; via the coding sequence ATGAGTAAGATTATTGGTATTGACTTAGGTACAACAAACAGCTGTGTTGCTGTCATGGATGGTGGGGACTGCAAGGTTATTACAAACCCAGAAGGTAACCGTACAACTCCATCAGTCGTAGCATACAAAAACGGAGAACGTATCGTTGGTGATGCTGCAAAACGTCAGGTAGTAACAAACAAAAACACAGTAAGTTCTATTAAACGTTTAATGGGTACAAATGAAAAAGTAGAATTAGAAGGCAAACAATATACACCACAGGAAGTAAGTGCAATGATCCTTCAATATTTGAAAGGATATGCAGAAGATTACTTAGGTGAAAAAGTTGAAAAGGCTGTTATTACAGTTCCTGCATATTTCAACGATGCACAGCGTCAGGCAACAAAAGATGCTGGTAAAATTGCTGGTTTGGAAGTAGAACGTATTATCAACGAACCAACTGCAGCAGCGCTTGCTTATGGTATTGATAAGACAGACAGCGAACAAAAAGTATTGGTTTATGACTTAGGTGGTGGAACATTTGATGTTTCTATCCTGGAACTTGCAGATGGAACATTTGAAGTATTATCTACAAATGGTGATACTCACTTAGGTGGAGATGACTTCGATAACGTTGTTGTTGACTGGATGGTAGATACATTCAAAAAAGAAAACGGCGTAGACTTAAGAAAAGATACAATGGCTATGCAGCGTTTAAAAGAAGCTGGTGAAAAAGCTAAGAAAGATTTATCAGGTATGGTACAGACACAGATTTCCTTACCATTTATCTCTGCTGGAGCTGATGGACCACTTCACTTTGAAGCAACATTAACACGTGCAAAATTTGATGAAATGACAAAACACTTAGTAGAACGTACAATGGAACCAGTACGTAACGCATTACGTGATGCTGGTTTAACAAAGAACGATATTCACCAGGTATTGTTAGTAGGTGGATCTACTCGTATCCCTGCTGTACAGGAAGCTGTTAAGAATGCATTAGGTAAAGAACCAAACCGTTCTGTAAACCCTGATGAAGTAGTTGCTATGGGTGCAGCAATCCAGGGTGGTGTTATCGCTGGTGATGTAAAAGATGTATTATTGTTAGACGTTACACCATTAAGCTTAGGTATTGAAACAATGGGTGGCGTGATGACTGTATTAATTCCACGTAACACAACAATCCCTACAAGTAAATCACAGATTTTCTCAACTGCTGCTGATAACCAGCCTGCTGTAGATATCCGTGTATTACAGGGTGAAAGACCAATGGCAAACGACAATAAAGAGTTAGGTATGTTTAAATTAGACGGTATCGCTCCTGCACGTCGTGGTGTGCCTCAGATTGAAGTTACATTTGATATTGACGTTAATGGTATCGTACACGTATCTGCAAAAGATAAAGGAACAGGTAAAGAACAGTCTATCACAATTCAGAATACAAGTGGTTTAAGTGATGAAGAAATCGATCGTATGGTTCGTGAAGCTGAAGAACACAAAGCTGAAGATGAAAAACGTAAAGAAGAAATCGATTTACGTAACCGTGCTGAAGGATTTATCGCTCAGATCGACTCTATGTTAGCAGACAATGGTGATAAGATTGATGCTAACCAGAAAGAAGAAACTCAGAAACTGCGTGATGATTTACAGAAATCATTAGATGAAAACGATATGGAAGCTGTTAAGACAAAACTGGAAGCTTTGGAAAAAGCAGCTCAGGCAGCTAGTGCCCAGATGTATCAGCAGCAGCAAAATACTGGTAATCCAGGTGGAGATGCTGGAAACAACAACGATGACAATGTCGTAGACGCAGAATTTGAAGAAAAGAAATAA
- a CDS encoding polysaccharide deacetylase family protein translates to MLALGFVCCGLLAFYVYTSHKTIDITEFYHPYVQVNKEAALYQLNKDEYEEFAKVYPNVTMQLENKDKQDMHTAYFKLKNQDVYVKAEDVKEAAALTKQKMTSRYLPFNETITTNDSYTLKDGDGNALVTMNQKDSYPIYMKNKKTIGVMVNDQLYFIDQKDIKETKQADNTKEEAAKDVPVFMYHYFYSKANGEKAENGNWLEVNDFEDQLKYLKEKGYQTVYMQDLEYFMDGKIRLPKKSVSLTVDDGTKSIYQYAYPLLKKYDMKATLFLIMNKFKDDTLPDTFQEMKENGMELQSHSYAMHTGGCDGGHGGALRCVDLDTGIKDTKKSFSIIGGGFVYCYPYGDVTESALEIMKDSGVRMAFTTNYGKIEPGMDKLQLPRVRIFGESGLSQFIYSLDE, encoded by the coding sequence GTGCTTGCGCTAGGTTTTGTATGTTGTGGTCTACTTGCGTTTTATGTGTATACATCGCATAAAACCATAGATATTACAGAATTCTATCATCCATATGTTCAAGTAAACAAGGAAGCGGCATTGTATCAACTGAACAAGGATGAATATGAAGAATTTGCGAAAGTTTATCCTAATGTAACCATGCAACTGGAGAATAAGGATAAACAGGATATGCATACCGCATATTTTAAATTAAAAAATCAGGATGTTTATGTAAAAGCAGAAGATGTAAAAGAAGCAGCTGCACTTACTAAACAAAAAATGACCAGCAGGTATCTTCCTTTTAATGAAACAATCACTACAAATGATTCCTATACTTTAAAAGATGGTGATGGGAATGCACTTGTGACAATGAATCAAAAAGACAGTTATCCAATTTATATGAAAAATAAAAAAACGATTGGTGTAATGGTCAATGATCAGTTATACTTTATTGATCAAAAGGATATCAAGGAAACAAAACAAGCAGATAATACAAAGGAAGAAGCCGCAAAAGATGTTCCCGTATTTATGTATCATTATTTCTATTCCAAAGCGAATGGAGAAAAGGCAGAAAATGGGAACTGGCTGGAAGTGAATGATTTTGAAGATCAGTTAAAATATTTAAAGGAAAAAGGATATCAAACTGTTTATATGCAGGATTTAGAGTATTTCATGGATGGTAAAATCCGTTTACCGAAGAAAAGTGTATCCTTAACAGTAGATGATGGAACAAAAAGCATTTATCAATATGCTTATCCATTGTTGAAAAAATATGATATGAAAGCAACCCTGTTTCTGATTATGAATAAATTCAAAGATGACACATTGCCTGATACCTTTCAAGAAATGAAGGAAAATGGTATGGAATTACAATCACACTCCTATGCGATGCATACTGGTGGATGTGATGGTGGACATGGTGGAGCACTTCGCTGTGTTGATCTGGATACGGGTATTAAGGATACGAAAAAGTCTTTTTCCATTATAGGCGGAGGCTTTGTATATTGTTATCCTTATGGTGATGTGACAGAAAGTGCGTTAGAAATTATGAAAGATAGCGGCGTACGTATGGCTTTTACAACAAATTATGGTAAAATAGAACCCGGTATGGATAAGCTGCAGTTGCCAAGAGTCCGTATTTTTGGGGAATCAGGGCTATCGCAGTTTATATACAGTCTTGATGAGTAG
- the dnaJ gene encoding molecular chaperone DnaJ — protein MSDKRDYYEVLGIQKGASDDEIKRAYRKMAKKYHPDVNKEPGAEEKFKEVNEAYEVLSDPQKKATYDQFGFAGMDGAGGFGGGAGGFDGFGDFSDIFGSFFGGGFGGGGSRRQSNGPRKGDDRFMQMRIDFMDAIFGKEEEISIDVDELCNECNGTGARSKSDIKGCSRCGGTGHVTTQQRTPFGVFQSQSVCPDCNGTGKTIVNKCPKCHGKGYEHKRVKLNIKIPAGIQSGQQVRVPNKGERGVNGGPNGDLYIEILVSRHKQFTRDGNDIRITIPISAIDATLGCKVDVPTVYGDVELTIPAGTQYGQQFRLKGKGVKSPRGGQGDQYVEVKVEIPTKISRDERELYEKIKNKKEHESPFEKFKNAFK, from the coding sequence ATGAGTGATAAGAGAGATTATTATGAAGTCCTTGGTATTCAAAAAGGGGCAAGCGACGATGAAATAAAACGTGCATATCGTAAGATGGCAAAAAAATATCACCCGGATGTCAACAAGGAACCGGGTGCTGAAGAAAAGTTTAAGGAAGTAAATGAAGCATATGAAGTGCTGAGTGATCCTCAGAAAAAAGCAACTTATGACCAGTTTGGATTTGCGGGCATGGATGGTGCCGGTGGATTTGGCGGAGGTGCTGGTGGCTTTGATGGATTTGGTGACTTCTCTGATATCTTCGGTTCTTTCTTCGGTGGAGGTTTTGGAGGCGGTGGAAGCCGTCGTCAAAGCAATGGTCCACGTAAGGGCGATGATCGTTTCATGCAGATGAGAATCGACTTTATGGACGCCATTTTTGGTAAAGAAGAAGAAATTAGTATTGATGTAGATGAATTATGTAATGAATGTAATGGTACAGGCGCACGTAGTAAGTCCGATATCAAGGGATGTAGTCGATGCGGTGGTACAGGACATGTCACAACACAACAGCGTACACCATTTGGCGTATTCCAGAGCCAAAGCGTATGTCCGGATTGTAATGGTACAGGTAAGACCATTGTTAATAAATGTCCAAAATGTCATGGTAAAGGTTATGAGCACAAACGTGTGAAACTAAATATCAAGATTCCTGCAGGTATTCAATCAGGTCAGCAGGTTCGTGTGCCAAATAAAGGTGAACGTGGTGTGAATGGAGGGCCAAATGGAGATTTGTATATCGAAATTCTGGTAAGCCGTCACAAACAGTTTACACGTGATGGCAATGATATTCGTATCACCATTCCAATTAGTGCGATTGATGCAACACTTGGCTGTAAGGTGGATGTGCCAACCGTTTATGGTGATGTGGAATTAACCATTCCAGCAGGTACGCAATATGGTCAGCAGTTCCGTTTAAAAGGCAAAGGTGTGAAATCACCACGTGGTGGTCAAGGTGATCAGTATGTGGAAGTGAAGGTAGAAATTCCTACAAAGATTAGCCGTGATGAGCGCGAACTGTATGAAAAGATCAAGAATAAGAAGGAACATGAGAGTCCTTTTGAAAAGTTTAAGAATGCGTTTAAATAA
- a CDS encoding NERD domain-containing protein, whose protein sequence is MAKMMDIKDKTYAGEQRVYECIESNLPDEVICYYNREINGRQFDFCLLIEHMGMLVIEVKGWSFSNIIRVISPDIIETNLYQDPVGSPKKQARSYKFELVNICNNKYCINPLVMDMVCYPFLSEYEYKKCGLNIVSEPEFTLFAEDIENPMKFAKKIASVYQKSNQTIYDKMVGDVYITCRKHFEVIKEPNNDMTIPYSELRVYPDGISISDIGSIVTAYFSGIKQSIFVSREEEVKQIVQNISNKFDDEGLYLKGRNFIINSNKKMK, encoded by the coding sequence ATGGCAAAGATGATGGATATTAAAGATAAAACATATGCTGGTGAACAAAGGGTATACGAATGTATAGAATCAAATTTGCCTGATGAAGTAATCTGTTATTATAATCGTGAAATAAATGGTAGACAATTTGATTTTTGCTTGCTTATTGAGCATATGGGAATGCTTGTAATTGAAGTTAAAGGGTGGAGTTTTTCAAATATTATTAGAGTGATTAGTCCTGATATTATTGAAACTAATTTATACCAAGATCCAGTTGGTTCACCAAAAAAACAAGCTCGAAGTTATAAGTTTGAGTTAGTAAACATCTGTAATAATAAGTATTGTATAAATCCTTTGGTTATGGATATGGTGTGTTATCCATTCTTATCTGAATACGAATATAAGAAGTGTGGATTAAATATTGTTTCAGAACCTGAGTTCACATTGTTTGCTGAAGATATAGAAAATCCAATGAAATTTGCAAAGAAAATTGCATCTGTTTATCAAAAATCAAATCAAACAATATATGATAAAATGGTTGGGGATGTCTATATAACATGTAGAAAGCATTTTGAGGTTATTAAAGAACCCAATAATGATATGACTATTCCATATTCAGAATTGAGAGTATATCCAGACGGTATATCTATTTCTGATATTGGTAGTATAGTGACTGCATATTTTTCTGGAATTAAACAGTCAATCTTTGTTTCAAGAGAAGAAGAAGTAAAACAGATTGTCCAGAATATTTCTAATAAATTTGATGATGAAGGATTATATCTTAAAGGAAGAAATTTTATAATCAATTCAAATAAAAAAATGAAATAG